The proteins below come from a single Nocardiopsis gilva YIM 90087 genomic window:
- a CDS encoding helix-turn-helix domain-containing protein has protein sequence MLDHPDPRHRWYTKDEAAEAAGVSVRTVNRWIAAGLLTVRLGHINAHLLFEVEAEQRARRHRGRPGARLPA, from the coding sequence GTGCTCGACCACCCGGACCCGCGACACCGCTGGTACACCAAAGATGAGGCGGCCGAGGCTGCAGGCGTCAGCGTGCGCACCGTCAACCGGTGGATCGCCGCCGGGCTGCTCACCGTCCGGCTCGGGCACATCAACGCCCACCTGCTCTTCGAGGTCGAAGCTGAACAGCGCGCCCGGCGCCACAGGGGACGCCCTGGCGCGCGCTTGCCCGCTTGA
- a CDS encoding terminase large subunit: protein MTISPPAVLLGEQQPRIRVTPPALTSAGQEAVDLAASAGLILDPWQQLALETSLGERADGSWSAFECGLIVGRQNGKGSILEARELAGLFLFGEELIIHSAHEFKTSKEHFRRMERLIKANPDFLARVDRFHRSHGEEGVELKDGRRLVFATRTGGGGRGFSGDLIILDEAYNLTDDHMAALLPTLSARPNPQLWYTSSAPDKDLAPCEVLSRVRRRALSGDSSRLAFFEWSADVCDELCPVDCDQHDNPMAPETWARANPGFGIRISREFIESERAAMSPEAFARERLSVGNYVVEGNAWLVISEEAWTDVRDEDSTPAVDEPLAFGIDVTPDQSYACIAVAGLRGDGLVHVEIAGTESELDHRSGTGWVVPRVKELVDRWRPCAVVLDAGGPGGTLMTKFEKAGIELTNPSTREYAQACGDLKNSVEPKRGNSSTLRHRGQVPLDTAVAGAAKRDLADLWAWNRRGAAVDISPLVAATLAVWGHGKKAHIGPETATPWVAFR from the coding sequence TTGACGATCTCGCCGCCCGCCGTGCTGCTCGGAGAGCAGCAGCCGCGGATCAGGGTGACGCCGCCGGCGCTGACTAGTGCCGGTCAGGAGGCGGTCGACCTCGCGGCAAGCGCCGGTCTGATTCTTGACCCATGGCAGCAGCTTGCTCTCGAGACCTCACTTGGGGAACGCGCGGACGGGTCATGGTCGGCGTTCGAGTGCGGTTTGATTGTCGGCCGACAAAACGGGAAGGGCAGCATCCTCGAGGCGAGGGAGCTGGCGGGCCTGTTCCTGTTCGGCGAGGAACTGATCATTCACAGTGCCCACGAATTCAAGACGTCGAAAGAGCACTTCCGCCGGATGGAACGCCTGATCAAGGCGAACCCGGACTTCCTCGCCCGCGTGGACCGGTTCCACCGTTCTCACGGTGAGGAGGGCGTTGAGCTCAAGGACGGCCGTCGCCTGGTCTTCGCTACGAGAACGGGCGGCGGCGGGCGGGGATTCTCGGGCGACCTCATCATCCTCGATGAGGCGTACAACCTGACGGATGATCACATGGCCGCGTTGCTGCCCACGCTCAGCGCGAGACCGAATCCGCAGCTCTGGTACACGAGCAGCGCTCCGGACAAGGATTTGGCTCCGTGCGAGGTGCTGAGCCGAGTCCGTCGGCGTGCGCTATCCGGCGACAGCTCGCGGCTCGCGTTCTTCGAGTGGTCGGCGGACGTGTGCGATGAGCTGTGCCCGGTCGACTGCGACCAGCACGACAACCCGATGGCTCCGGAGACGTGGGCGCGAGCGAACCCGGGATTCGGAATCCGGATCAGCCGCGAGTTCATCGAGTCGGAACGTGCGGCGATGTCGCCGGAGGCGTTCGCCCGGGAGCGGTTGAGCGTCGGCAACTACGTTGTCGAGGGGAACGCGTGGCTTGTCATCTCAGAGGAGGCTTGGACCGACGTCCGCGACGAGGACTCCACTCCCGCCGTTGACGAACCCCTCGCGTTCGGCATCGACGTGACTCCCGACCAGTCGTACGCGTGCATCGCCGTTGCAGGGCTGCGCGGTGACGGCCTGGTGCACGTCGAGATCGCTGGTACTGAGAGTGAGCTCGATCACCGTTCGGGGACGGGATGGGTGGTGCCGCGGGTGAAGGAACTCGTGGACCGGTGGCGGCCATGTGCGGTCGTGCTCGACGCGGGCGGGCCAGGGGGCACGCTCATGACGAAATTCGAGAAAGCCGGAATCGAGCTGACGAACCCCTCGACGCGGGAGTACGCCCAAGCCTGCGGAGATCTCAAGAACTCCGTCGAGCCGAAACGCGGGAACTCCTCGACGCTCCGCCACCGGGGGCAGGTGCCGCTCGACACCGCAGTGGCCGGCGCGGCGAAGCGAGACCTCGCTGACCTGTGGGCGTGGAACCGGCGCGGCGCCGCGGTGGACATCAGTCCTCTGGTGGCGGCGACGCTGGCGGTGTGGGGCCACGGCAAGAAGGCGCATATCGGACCGGAAACGGCGACGCCGTGGGTGGCGTTCCGGTGA
- a CDS encoding recombinase RecT codes for MSQTVRGEVARQESGPAAVITQYANWFASILPSHVDKRGFIALAKAHLRKNSKLAAAAERNPSGYMMCLSECARLGLVPGDTFHILHFENRRAETVDLVGVVDYTGEIELIYRAGAVSAVKAEIVYERDFFRFTPDMDRPDHQPDWWGERGEMAGVYAYAVMKDGATSRVVVMSRDEVMKVKAVSKRSSAPDSPWQQWEDRMWLKTAVHQLKKWVPTSAEYVRETLRAAAEADATRNRHRTPPSQQEPQPEDPVDAEIVEEPADAGAPQGADDWPEAVPPGSGGAA; via the coding sequence ATGTCCCAGACCGTCCGAGGCGAGGTCGCCCGGCAAGAGTCCGGGCCCGCCGCCGTCATCACCCAGTACGCGAACTGGTTCGCCAGCATCCTGCCCAGCCACGTCGACAAGCGGGGGTTCATCGCGCTCGCGAAGGCCCACCTGCGCAAGAACAGCAAGCTCGCCGCCGCCGCCGAACGCAACCCGTCCGGGTACATGATGTGCCTGTCCGAGTGCGCCCGGCTGGGCTTGGTCCCCGGCGACACGTTCCACATCCTGCACTTCGAGAACCGCCGGGCAGAGACCGTCGATCTGGTCGGCGTCGTCGACTACACGGGCGAGATCGAACTCATCTACCGGGCCGGAGCGGTCAGCGCCGTCAAGGCCGAGATCGTCTACGAGCGCGACTTCTTCCGGTTCACCCCCGACATGGACCGCCCCGACCACCAGCCCGACTGGTGGGGTGAGCGCGGCGAGATGGCCGGTGTCTACGCCTACGCCGTGATGAAGGACGGCGCCACCTCCCGCGTGGTGGTCATGTCCCGCGACGAGGTCATGAAGGTCAAGGCCGTCTCGAAGCGGTCCAGCGCCCCCGACTCCCCGTGGCAGCAGTGGGAGGACCGGATGTGGCTGAAGACAGCGGTCCACCAGCTCAAGAAGTGGGTGCCCACCAGCGCCGAGTACGTGCGCGAGACGCTGCGCGCCGCCGCCGAAGCAGACGCCACCCGGAACCGTCACCGCACCCCGCCGTCCCAGCAGGAGCCGCAGCCTGAAGACCCGGTCGACGCCGAGATCGTCGAGGAGCCCGCCGACGCTGGGGCCCCTCAGGGAGCGGACGACTGGCCCGAGGCCGTCCCGCCCGGCAGCGGGGGTGCGGCGTGA
- a CDS encoding HNH endonuclease — protein MSGPRCLPPPGLHGEGTLLDNGAEPCNGAGSEMRDHRTPGPLTNPRGSNKPGDAQQVRGHPINAGGEMPGVYAGRSGRPWRRACARLRREAPSVCWICGKPIDQLLPYTHPMSWTADHVVPRKIMIANDLDPNDVENLRPAHRTCNSRKGAGKPPIRPNTSRRW, from the coding sequence ATGTCCGGCCCCCGTTGCCTCCCACCCCCGGGTCTCCATGGCGAAGGGACCCTCCTCGACAACGGGGCGGAACCGTGCAACGGGGCTGGTTCCGAGATGCGGGACCACCGAACCCCCGGACCCTTGACCAACCCCCGAGGGTCGAACAAGCCCGGGGATGCACAACAAGTCCGGGGGCACCCGATCAACGCGGGCGGGGAGATGCCAGGGGTTTACGCCGGACGCAGCGGACGGCCCTGGCGCCGCGCCTGCGCACGCCTCCGCCGCGAGGCCCCATCCGTCTGCTGGATATGCGGCAAGCCCATAGACCAGCTGCTCCCCTACACCCACCCAATGAGCTGGACTGCTGACCATGTCGTTCCGCGAAAGATCATGATCGCAAACGATCTTGATCCAAACGACGTTGAGAACCTTCGCCCAGCACACCGCACCTGCAATAGCCGCAAAGGCGCTGGCAAGCCACCCATCAGACCGAACACGTCGCGCCGCTGGTGA
- a CDS encoding helix-turn-helix domain-containing protein: MNDGDTLQLFDALPPHIEDALRASIRRFGVLSPITRDQHGRILDGHHRVHIAEEEGIGIADDVVIHVKDDDEAREIARTLNSDRRHLTEEQRRAVVADLRREGHSVRAIAGALGVGKSTVADDMAQLSGAGQLEQPNRVKSLDGKSRPASRPAPSPEPGPAPQDDVIDGRDDAPSRPHPDLGVGEFWEPSADDPTPLPEGQDRADAAASHADQRATADALGRWVDDDPEIKDAQFRAALWRAIKATNEGLPLLDVERTAQAADADIWDALPRLRERLTTWLDVVEAKRPRGLRAVRKEE; this comes from the coding sequence ATGAACGATGGGGACACACTGCAGCTCTTCGACGCCCTGCCTCCTCACATCGAGGACGCTCTGCGTGCGAGCATCCGACGATTCGGAGTGCTTTCACCGATCACCCGCGACCAGCATGGCCGGATCCTCGATGGGCATCACCGCGTCCACATCGCCGAGGAAGAAGGCATCGGCATCGCCGACGACGTGGTCATCCACGTCAAGGACGACGACGAGGCGCGCGAGATCGCCCGCACCCTCAACTCCGACCGCCGACACCTCACCGAAGAACAGCGTCGCGCCGTTGTCGCTGACCTCCGACGCGAAGGCCATTCCGTGCGTGCGATCGCTGGAGCGCTCGGCGTCGGCAAGAGCACGGTCGCAGATGACATGGCTCAACTGTCCGGCGCCGGACAGTTGGAGCAGCCCAATCGCGTGAAGTCGCTCGACGGCAAGTCGCGTCCGGCATCCCGGCCAGCTCCGTCACCCGAACCGGGACCCGCGCCGCAGGACGACGTGATCGACGGCCGCGACGATGCCCCTTCACGTCCGCACCCGGACCTCGGTGTCGGTGAGTTCTGGGAGCCGTCGGCCGACGATCCCACGCCCCTGCCGGAGGGGCAGGATCGCGCCGACGCTGCCGCATCCCATGCTGATCAGCGCGCCACCGCTGACGCCTTGGGCCGCTGGGTGGACGACGACCCCGAGATCAAAGACGCGCAGTTCCGCGCGGCGCTGTGGCGGGCGATCAAGGCGACCAACGAGGGCCTGCCACTGCTCGATGTCGAGCGCACGGCTCAGGCCGCCGACGCCGACATCTGGGACGCCCTCCCGCGGTTGCGCGAGCGACTGACCACCTGGCTGGACGTCGTCGAGGCGAAACGGCCCCGCGGGCTGCGGGCCGTCAGGAAAGAGGAGTGA
- a CDS encoding RuvC family protein has protein sequence MAPRVVGLDLSVSATGVAWDSGQPDFIGSDREGDARLIDIREAVRIVVGGCPPGTRGTNRWVDLVVIEDVPPVRANAIAKLGMVHGVVRSMLIEVGVPYALVPPASLKKFATGKGAATKPDMRMALYQRTGDDLRDDNEVDAAWLRLMGLDALGHPEITLPKGHRAALDKITWPEEVA, from the coding sequence ATGGCTCCGCGCGTGGTCGGCCTCGACTTGTCCGTCTCGGCCACCGGAGTCGCATGGGACTCCGGCCAGCCCGACTTCATCGGCTCCGACAGGGAGGGCGACGCCCGGCTCATCGACATCCGCGAGGCCGTACGGATCGTCGTCGGCGGCTGCCCTCCGGGAACGCGAGGTACGAACCGGTGGGTGGACCTGGTCGTGATCGAGGACGTGCCGCCGGTCCGGGCCAATGCCATCGCCAAGCTCGGCATGGTGCACGGCGTTGTCCGGAGCATGCTCATCGAGGTCGGAGTTCCCTACGCCTTGGTGCCCCCAGCCAGCCTGAAGAAGTTTGCCACCGGCAAGGGGGCAGCCACAAAACCGGACATGCGCATGGCGCTTTACCAGCGCACCGGCGACGACCTACGCGACGACAACGAGGTGGACGCCGCATGGCTCCGCCTCATGGGCCTGGACGCGCTCGGACACCCCGAGATCACGCTTCCCAAAGGCCATCGCGCCGCCCTGGACAAGATCACGTGGCCGGAGGAGGTCGCATGA
- a CDS encoding DUF4326 domain-containing protein — protein MSPCRIQRRSTRGWRMPPGAVYVGWPTRWASPFTLDFVPSDHPNPQLWCRERYRLWLAGAGSGGYDGFHDDMDVGRSYVDRRDVVTHVDELRGHDLACWCPLDQPCHADVLLELASEGSSR, from the coding sequence GTGAGCCCCTGTCGCATCCAGCGCCGAAGCACACGCGGTTGGCGCATGCCTCCAGGCGCCGTCTACGTCGGTTGGCCGACGAGGTGGGCGAGCCCCTTCACCCTCGACTTCGTACCGAGCGATCACCCGAACCCGCAGCTGTGGTGCCGCGAGCGGTACCGCCTGTGGCTCGCCGGCGCCGGAAGCGGGGGCTACGACGGCTTCCATGACGACATGGACGTGGGGCGTTCCTATGTCGATCGCCGGGATGTTGTCACTCACGTGGATGAGCTTCGCGGCCATGACCTGGCGTGCTGGTGTCCCCTGGACCAACCGTGCCACGCCGACGTGCTCCTGGAACTCGCCAGTGAGGGGAGCAGTCGATGA
- a CDS encoding HK97 family phage prohead protease, with protein MSAPRENLVRSAPFVAERAEGDTAPGDGRDLTGYAAVFDQPTLIDSWEGTFFEKIRKGAFRKSLRERTPVLQFDHGRHPLIGSIPLGRIDDLREDDHGLAVSARLSGNWLIEPIRDAIADEAVDGMSFRFSVVRDEWRDNNGRKVRDDELFDLLWMPGDRGPLERTLVEVKLHEVGPVVFPQYMETSVGVRAREVADLVRSDTDLAREVRAALARSASDPGIDDLGDPDTRREVARVLLFGSPPDAPPPDGHPSTNEPRQSPGLSHVRTAPPEQGHPDVDDSDAPPSDGHPSPTPTPTGLRTQISEIRALMRDRLASIEGEQ; from the coding sequence GTGAGCGCTCCCCGAGAGAACCTGGTCCGGTCGGCGCCGTTCGTCGCCGAGCGGGCGGAGGGGGACACTGCCCCGGGCGATGGCCGCGACCTCACCGGGTACGCCGCGGTGTTCGACCAGCCCACACTCATCGATAGCTGGGAAGGGACCTTCTTCGAGAAGATCCGCAAGGGCGCCTTCCGCAAGTCGCTACGGGAACGCACCCCGGTGCTCCAGTTCGACCACGGCCGCCACCCGCTCATCGGCAGCATCCCGCTGGGGCGCATCGACGACCTTCGCGAGGACGACCACGGCCTGGCCGTCTCCGCCCGCCTGTCAGGCAACTGGCTGATCGAGCCGATCCGCGACGCCATCGCCGATGAGGCCGTGGACGGGATGAGCTTTCGCTTCAGCGTGGTGCGGGATGAGTGGCGTGACAATAACGGCAGGAAAGTCCGCGACGACGAACTCTTCGACCTGCTGTGGATGCCGGGCGACCGCGGCCCCCTGGAACGCACCCTTGTTGAGGTGAAGCTTCACGAGGTCGGCCCTGTCGTCTTCCCGCAGTACATGGAGACCAGTGTCGGTGTGCGTGCACGTGAGGTTGCCGACCTGGTGCGGTCTGACACCGATTTGGCGCGTGAGGTGCGCGCCGCCCTCGCTCGGTCCGCCAGTGACCCGGGCATTGACGACTTGGGTGATCCGGACACCCGGCGCGAGGTTGCTCGTGTGCTGCTGTTCGGTTCGCCCCCGGACGCGCCGCCCCCTGACGGGCACCCGTCTACCAATGAGCCCCGGCAGAGCCCGGGGCTTTCTCATGTCCGCACCGCGCCGCCCGAGCAGGGGCACCCGGACGTGGACGACTCTGACGCGCCGCCCTCCGATGGGCACCCGTCGCCAACCCCGACACCGACCGGCCTTCGCACCCAGATCTCGGAAATCCGGGCGCTGATGCGCGATCGGCTGGCGTCCATCGAAGGAGAGCAGTGA
- a CDS encoding phage major capsid protein yields MELSHPQAVIRLKDIEAELERLEAKDELTAEDEQSFDELTREFAQVDTHRRQLERKAALERVRGVARTTERTPAAADLRTERGTPVNPSDGYDLDPILNPDSVEDKRFRNPWDLSEVRTFSRSKGEIAQELRARALSAIERMPGTRDRVRSAATDILERWDDSDSSIARLCLAASSPEYLRAWSKVASGRGHMLQPEEQRALERAMSLTDASGGYLVPFQLDPTVIITSDGSRNQVRQVARSVVATTDVWNGVSSGQVTWSWDAEATEVSDDAPTFAQPTVPIHKAAGFVPISLEALADEANVTAEVARLLAFGRDDLEAAAFATGSGSGQPTGIVTALTGTSSEVDAATDDTFAIGDVYALDDALPARYRANASWLAHRAIYNDIRQFDSSGGAGMWARIGEGQPPQLLGRPAFESEDMDSSITAATNNYVLIYGDFMNYVIADRIGMTVEFIPHLFATANNRPSGQRGWYAYYRVGADSVNDGAFRMLDV; encoded by the coding sequence ATGGAACTAAGTCACCCTCAGGCGGTGATCCGCCTCAAGGACATCGAAGCCGAACTGGAACGCCTGGAAGCCAAGGACGAGCTGACCGCCGAGGACGAGCAGTCCTTCGACGAACTCACCAGGGAATTCGCGCAGGTGGACACCCACCGCCGGCAGCTTGAGCGCAAGGCTGCGTTGGAGCGTGTTCGCGGCGTGGCCCGGACTACGGAACGGACCCCTGCGGCGGCGGATCTGCGCACTGAACGCGGCACACCCGTCAACCCGTCTGACGGCTACGACCTCGACCCGATCCTGAACCCCGACTCCGTCGAGGACAAGCGGTTCCGCAACCCGTGGGACCTCAGTGAGGTTCGCACGTTCTCCCGGTCGAAGGGTGAGATCGCGCAGGAGTTGCGTGCCCGTGCTCTGTCCGCCATTGAGCGGATGCCCGGTACCCGCGACCGGGTCCGGTCTGCTGCGACGGACATCCTGGAGCGGTGGGACGACTCTGACAGCAGCATTGCCCGCCTGTGCCTGGCGGCGTCGTCGCCGGAGTACCTGCGAGCCTGGTCCAAGGTGGCCAGCGGGCGCGGGCACATGCTGCAGCCGGAGGAGCAGCGCGCTCTGGAGCGGGCCATGAGCTTGACCGACGCCAGTGGTGGTTACCTGGTTCCGTTCCAGTTGGACCCCACCGTCATCATCACGTCGGACGGATCCCGGAACCAGGTCCGGCAGGTCGCCAGGTCGGTCGTCGCGACCACCGACGTGTGGAACGGTGTCAGCTCCGGTCAGGTGACCTGGTCGTGGGACGCTGAGGCGACCGAGGTGTCCGACGACGCCCCGACCTTCGCCCAGCCGACGGTGCCGATCCACAAGGCGGCCGGGTTCGTGCCGATTTCGTTGGAGGCGCTGGCGGACGAGGCCAACGTGACCGCGGAGGTCGCGCGGCTGCTTGCGTTCGGCCGGGACGACCTGGAGGCGGCGGCGTTCGCGACCGGTTCCGGGTCCGGGCAGCCGACCGGTATCGTCACCGCACTGACCGGGACCTCTTCGGAGGTGGACGCGGCAACGGACGACACGTTCGCCATCGGCGACGTCTACGCTCTCGACGACGCGTTGCCCGCCCGGTACCGGGCGAACGCATCGTGGCTGGCGCACCGGGCGATCTACAACGACATCCGCCAGTTCGACAGCTCCGGCGGAGCCGGCATGTGGGCGCGGATCGGCGAGGGGCAGCCCCCGCAGCTGTTGGGGCGTCCCGCGTTCGAGTCCGAAGACATGGACTCCAGCATCACTGCGGCGACGAACAACTATGTCCTGATCTACGGCGACTTCATGAACTACGTGATCGCCGACCGGATCGGGATGACCGTGGAATTCATTCCGCACCTATTCGCTACCGCCAACAACAGGCCTTCCGGTCAGCGCGGCTGGTACGCGTACTACCGCGTTGGTGCAGACAGCGTCAATGACGGCGCTTTCCGCATGCTGGACGTATAG
- a CDS encoding head-tail connector protein, translated as MALGDAYATLASLKSYMGVTTASDDTELQDALDSVSREIERHCNRQFNKTTTAYARVFIPDMCGWAAVDDLHTTTDLVVETDANADGTYGTTWAAADYQLEPLNGIVDGQTGWPFYKIRSIKAKRFPVTGQEATLRVTAQWGWDAVPEPVRQACLILASETYNLRQAPFGVAGSDDFGVIRVRDNKMAAAKLARYCRYRILVG; from the coding sequence ATGGCGCTGGGTGATGCGTACGCGACGCTCGCTTCGCTCAAGAGCTACATGGGCGTGACGACGGCCAGCGACGACACCGAGCTGCAGGACGCTCTCGACTCGGTGTCGCGGGAGATCGAGAGACACTGCAACCGGCAGTTCAACAAGACCACCACGGCGTATGCGCGGGTGTTCATTCCTGACATGTGCGGATGGGCTGCGGTGGACGACCTGCACACCACGACGGACCTGGTGGTGGAGACCGACGCTAACGCCGACGGGACCTATGGCACCACGTGGGCGGCTGCGGACTACCAGCTAGAGCCCCTGAACGGGATAGTTGACGGCCAGACAGGATGGCCCTTCTACAAGATCCGGTCCATCAAGGCAAAGCGGTTCCCGGTGACCGGCCAAGAGGCAACGCTTCGCGTCACCGCGCAGTGGGGCTGGGATGCTGTTCCAGAGCCGGTGCGGCAGGCGTGTCTGATCCTCGCCAGCGAGACGTACAACTTGCGCCAGGCTCCGTTCGGGGTCGCCGGGTCAGACGACTTTGGCGTGATTCGGGTGCGCGACAACAAGATGGCAGCGGCCAAACTCGCGCGCTATTGCCGGTACCGGATCTTGGTGGGGTGA
- a CDS encoding YqaJ viral recombinase family nuclease yields MTTKRTSKLPAAGWSMAAAGAKAEQEILGDAPVTLPASVPAAGPETPPPSPGSGPAALRRIGAAVELLPPDAPREDWLAARRSGVTASEIAVVLGISPFDSPFNLFWQKLGLLDGGPDDDRLSLGRHMEPWIADRWEIDHPEYELTRLGLLASADRPWQMATPDRGLVPSCRCGLHRAGEAALAGKAPCCDPYDCGPCCDVCPTCPSIATPPTSLLELKTSGAYDGWGPDGTDEVPAYYRAQLLWQLDVLGLDEGVIVCFFLHTQQTRSYTIAYDADDVMFMRTRAEEFLARVEQEDPPPVDGHHATTAALRALHPDVDDDAETEVPADVAEQYRQACDAYREADAAKRLTENTLRAHLGDARTALDQAGRKLCSRSVYDRKGYWVGPATIDRLTPAKRK; encoded by the coding sequence GTGACCACGAAGAGGACGTCAAAGCTGCCCGCCGCCGGCTGGTCCATGGCCGCTGCGGGAGCCAAGGCAGAACAGGAGATCCTGGGGGATGCTCCGGTGACGCTGCCTGCGTCCGTCCCTGCGGCCGGGCCGGAGACACCGCCCCCCTCTCCGGGCTCCGGTCCGGCCGCCCTCCGTCGCATCGGTGCCGCCGTCGAGCTGCTCCCGCCGGACGCCCCGCGTGAGGACTGGCTCGCCGCGCGCCGTAGCGGCGTCACCGCCTCCGAAATCGCCGTCGTTCTGGGGATCTCACCGTTCGACTCCCCCTTCAATTTGTTCTGGCAGAAGCTCGGCCTGCTCGACGGTGGTCCCGATGACGACCGCCTGTCTCTCGGCCGCCATATGGAGCCGTGGATCGCCGACCGGTGGGAGATCGACCATCCCGAGTACGAGCTGACCCGGCTGGGCCTGCTCGCATCGGCCGATCGGCCGTGGCAGATGGCAACCCCGGATCGCGGCCTGGTTCCGTCATGCCGGTGCGGGCTGCACAGGGCCGGGGAAGCCGCCCTCGCTGGCAAGGCGCCGTGCTGCGACCCCTACGACTGCGGACCGTGCTGCGACGTCTGCCCGACATGTCCGAGCATCGCGACGCCGCCGACTTCTCTGCTGGAGCTAAAAACCTCCGGCGCCTACGACGGGTGGGGTCCGGATGGAACGGACGAAGTCCCTGCCTACTACCGCGCACAGCTCCTGTGGCAGCTCGACGTCCTCGGCCTCGATGAGGGGGTCATCGTCTGCTTCTTCCTGCACACCCAGCAGACCCGGAGCTACACCATCGCCTACGACGCCGACGACGTCATGTTCATGCGCACGCGCGCCGAGGAGTTCCTGGCGCGCGTGGAGCAGGAGGATCCGCCCCCGGTCGACGGTCACCACGCCACCACCGCCGCCCTCCGCGCACTTCACCCCGACGTCGACGACGACGCCGAGACCGAGGTGCCCGCCGACGTCGCCGAGCAGTACCGACAGGCGTGCGACGCCTACCGCGAAGCCGACGCCGCCAAGCGGCTCACGGAGAACACCTTGCGAGCCCACCTCGGAGACGCCCGTACCGCACTCGACCAGGCTGGCCGCAAGCTCTGCTCCCGCTCGGTCTACGACCGCAAGGGCTACTGGGTCGGCCCCGCCACCATCGACCGCCTCACCCCCGCGAAGAGGAAGTGA
- a CDS encoding phage portal protein has protein sequence MAKLWSSLLRRPRERHITTIEDYAAALSSFMYNGHTYGVSGGAGVQQTLNGSPAERIGSNLTAYATQAYAGNGVVFACMAVRMLVFSSIRFQYQQLANGRPGRLFGNAALSLVEEPWPGGTTQDLLLRMIQDADLAGNSYWTRRGDELVRLRPDWVDIVLEPRQDRGGVLGYRKIGYLYHENGPQSGSDPIPLLPDEVAHFAPTPDPLATYRGMSWLTPVLREITTDGQMMLHKAKFFENAATPNLAVSLKETVTLEQFKDFMEVLEANHKGVQNAYETMYLGGGADVKVVGADLKQLDFKAVQGAGETRIAAAAGVPPVVVGLSEGMQGSSLNAGNYGQARRRLADVTIHPLWQNAAGSLAPLLPRRSGARFWYDTRDVPFLREDRKDQAEIQLSEASTISMLTREGYTHESAKAAVIANDWDLLEHTGLFSVQLQEPGANLNDTAATSSENPAGGSGDEE, from the coding sequence GTGGCGAAGCTCTGGTCATCCCTGCTTCGTCGTCCACGCGAACGGCACATCACGACGATCGAGGACTACGCTGCAGCGTTGTCGTCGTTCATGTACAACGGCCATACCTACGGGGTGTCGGGTGGTGCGGGTGTCCAGCAGACGCTGAACGGAAGTCCAGCCGAACGGATCGGCAGCAACCTGACCGCGTACGCGACGCAGGCGTATGCGGGGAACGGTGTCGTGTTCGCCTGCATGGCCGTGCGGATGCTCGTTTTCAGTTCGATCCGGTTCCAGTACCAGCAACTCGCCAATGGGCGCCCCGGCAGGCTGTTCGGCAACGCCGCGCTGTCGCTGGTTGAGGAACCGTGGCCGGGCGGCACCACACAGGATCTGCTGTTGCGGATGATCCAGGACGCCGACCTCGCGGGCAACAGCTACTGGACCCGGCGCGGCGACGAACTGGTCCGTCTCCGCCCTGACTGGGTGGACATCGTCTTAGAGCCGCGGCAGGACCGGGGCGGCGTGCTGGGGTACCGGAAAATCGGCTACCTGTACCACGAGAATGGTCCGCAGTCGGGTTCGGACCCTATCCCGCTGCTGCCGGACGAGGTTGCGCACTTCGCGCCGACCCCGGACCCTCTGGCCACCTACCGCGGCATGTCGTGGTTGACCCCGGTGTTGCGGGAGATCACGACCGACGGCCAGATGATGCTGCACAAAGCCAAGTTCTTCGAGAACGCGGCCACCCCGAACCTTGCCGTTTCGTTGAAGGAGACCGTCACCCTTGAGCAGTTCAAGGATTTCATGGAAGTCCTCGAAGCGAATCACAAGGGTGTCCAGAACGCGTACGAGACCATGTATTTGGGTGGCGGCGCGGATGTGAAGGTGGTCGGCGCCGACCTCAAGCAGTTGGATTTCAAGGCCGTGCAGGGTGCTGGTGAGACCCGTATCGCGGCGGCCGCTGGCGTGCCCCCGGTGGTAGTGGGCTTGTCCGAGGGCATGCAGGGGTCCAGCCTGAACGCGGGAAACTACGGGCAGGCCCGTAGGCGCCTGGCGGATGTGACCATCCATCCGCTGTGGCAGAACGCGGCCGGATCGTTGGCGCCCCTGTTGCCGCGCCGGTCCGGTGCCCGGTTCTGGTACGACACACGCGACGTCCCGTTTTTGCGTGAGGACCGCAAGGACCAAGCCGAGATCCAACTGTCGGAGGCGTCGACGATCAGCATGCTCACCCGCGAGGGCTACACGCACGAATCGGCGAAGGCCGCCGTGATCGCCAACGACTGGGATCTGCTTGAGCACACCGGTTTGTTCTCTGTGCAGTTGCAGGAGCCGGGCGCGAATCTGAACGACACGGCGGCGACGTCGAGTGAGAATCCGGCGGGCGGATCTGGAGATGAGGAGTAG